A genomic segment from Antedon mediterranea chromosome 6, ecAntMedi1.1, whole genome shotgun sequence encodes:
- the LOC140051616 gene encoding uncharacterized protein: MIFPVLILLQVISCLGNNGYITVLNKNPQNNNNWEYQCYTPSIFAGYSLSYGRSSAVRSNDSLQETSWNVPTDDRYGRYITDPVGMGVYFCKIVKYGVTTVVQTTKIRDNALITPVNSKNTVTMNVGDDVTIRFNTHLRSELVWKKDGSTTLKIGTETSMTFDPVETSDAGVYEIYVDGHREDRRHSFIKLIVRACPRHKWGPPDCTGDCEYCYNGGVCDDKIGFCICAPGFMGSTCETECGGNKHGWNCENPCTQQNDLTACKNCQFCLPDPYRCSCVTGYKGLKCNTVCSSGTFGADCAQTCHCTQGGCDRYTGRCTDTQNSSCAFPWKGTNCQECQPKRFGENCDIDCNKPCECHRLSGKCIQGTCLSNFLEPNCVPTYDGSLIANASSTSITIEWTPWNTENGEEDLVIGYFLYHKLSNTNDWKMEFYNTSLSGTVTGLIVDTDYTVGVSAMRAGEEGEGPIGGIITVTTLCGKPSPVENVKLQTPSNTGIIVTWIGKLDAGSLKCSTAVFDYRVYLKVINNKGYREEVYLTKTNQFKIENVEVHDTYAILVTVSNKDSESEPVSILNVPEQENANGIIAGGAAAAGVCFGVIITIMITICKQRLRKNVSKPDAANDPQVYYNTASNNYNNFAPGQNQDRVYDVTDADYATVIGRPVYSNTAQVSEVREDQHR; this comes from the exons ATGATTTTTCCAGTTTTAATCTTGCTTCAAGTTATTTCCTGCCTGG GAAATAATGGCTATATAAcggttttaaataaaaatccacaaaacaacaataattgGGAATACCAATGTTACACTCCTAGTATATTTGCTGGTTACAGTTTGAGTTACGGTAGATCATCTGCTGTCAGAAGTAACGATAGTTTACAGGAAACATCATGGAACGTTCCGACTGATGATCGGTATGGAAGGTATATCACCGATCCAGTAGGCATGGGAGTATACTTTTGTAAGATTGTGAAATATGGTGTCACCACAGTCGTTCAAACTACTAAAATAAGGGATAATG CCTTAATAACGCCTGTAAATTCTAAAAACACTGTAACTATGAATGTTGGAGATGACGTCACAATTAGATTCAACACGCATTTAAGAAGTGAGTTAGTGTGGAAGAAAGATGGATCTACTACATTAAAGATTGGAACAGAAACGAGCATGACCTTTGACCCAGTAGAGACCAGTGATGCTGGCGTTTACGAGATATATGTGGATGGTCACCGAGAAGATCGTAGACATTCATTTATCAAGTTGATTGTACGAG CATGTCCACGTCATAAATGGGGTCCACCTGATTGCACTGGTGACTGTGAATACTGCTATAATGGAGGTGTATGTGATGACAAAATAGGATTTTGTATCTGTGCACCTGGATTTATGGGATCTACGTGTGAAACTG AATGCGGTGGAAACAAACATGGTTGGAATTGTGAAAATCCTTGTACCCAACAAAATGATCTTACTGCATGTAAAAATTGCCAGTTCTGCCTACCTGATCCATATAGATGTAGCTGTGTTACCGGTTACAAAGGATTAAAATGCAACACAG TATGTTCATCGGGTACATTCGGTGCAGACTGTGCTCAAACTTGTCATTGTACACAAGGTGGTTGTGACCGATATACAGGAAGATGCACTGACACCCAAAACTCCTCTTGTGCATTTCCATGGAAAGGAACTAATTGTCAAG AATGTCAGCCTAAACGGTTTGGAGAAAACTGTGACATTGATTGCAACAAACCATGTGAATGTCACCGACTATCTGGAAAGTGCATTCAAGGAACATGTTTGTCTAATTTTCTTGAACCAAATTGTGTACCTACATATGACGGAAGCTTGATAGCTAATGCTTCAAGTACCTCTATCACTATTGAATGGACGCCGTGGAATACTGAGAATGGAGAGGAAGATCTTGTTATTGGATACTTTTTATATCACAAACTGAGCAATACTAATGACTGGAAGATGGAATTCTACAATACTTCCTTATCAGGTACTGTTACAGGGTTAATAGTGGACACAGACTATACTGTTGGTGTTTCAGCTATGAGAGCTGGCGAAGAAGGTGAAGGACCAATTGGAGGGATAATCACAGTAACAACACTTTGCGGAA AACCTTCTCCAGTTGAGAATGTAAAACTTCAAACTCCTTCAAACACTGGTATTATTGTTACATGGATA GGAAAACTTGACGCTGGGTCATTGAAATGCTCAACTGCGGTATTTGACTATAGAGTATACCTAAAAGTAATCAACAATAAAGGATATCGGGAAGAGGTTTATCtgacaaaaacaaatcaatttaaaattgaaaatgttgaaGTACATGACACTTATGCTATCTTAGTCACTGTGTCTAATAAAGACAGTGAGAGTGAACCAGTTAGCATTTTAAACGTACCAGAACAAG AAAATGCAAACGGAATCATTGCTGGAGGTGCTGCGGCAGCAGGAGTGTGTTTTGGTGTCATCATTACTATTATGATTACGATCTG TAAACAAAGACTTCGGAAGAATGTGAGTAAACCTGATGCAGCAAATGATCCACAAGTCTACTATAACACTGCaagtaacaattacaataattttgCACCAGg ACAAAATCAAGACAGAGTGTATGACGTAACTGATGCTGATTATGCTACAGTAATTGGTCGTCCTGTTTACAGTAACACAGCACAGGTATCAGAAGTTAGAGAAGACCAACACAGATAA